In the Corynebacterium gerontici genome, one interval contains:
- a CDS encoding ABC transporter substrate-binding protein has protein sequence MNTRKFVRIAAALMFSTSSLVACSTTDETPSVYFLNFKPEQDAAYKKIAEEYTDETGVPVKVVTAASGTYEQTLKAEVGKSEKPTLFQVNGPTGMHTWEAFMSDMSQTKMAKNLNDDVEPLKNEEGKTLGVPFAVEGFGILYNEDIFNKYASLPGAKIQNPKEIDSFDKLKAVAKDMQAKKDKLGIDGAFASTSLASGEDWRWQTHLANGPMHFEFEDAGTKDLVEAEFKYSEQFKNLFDLYLDNSVVERNLAPAKNVSDSMAEFAQGKAAMVQNGNWAWSQISDVSGNVVKRDKIKFMPMYMGLPDEAKYGLNIGTENYLTINAKASEIDQKATKDFVDWLFFSDAGKKHVVEDLGFIAPFKNYSEADTPDDPLAQQIAQGIADNNRKSIPWDFQYFPSQQFKNDFGQDLAAYASGTLSWEDVVENFKQSWEIEKAM, from the coding sequence ATGAACACCCGCAAATTCGTGAGAATCGCGGCGGCATTGATGTTTTCCACCTCTTCGTTGGTGGCATGCTCTACAACCGACGAGACCCCATCGGTGTACTTCCTCAACTTCAAGCCTGAACAGGACGCGGCGTATAAAAAGATCGCCGAAGAATACACCGATGAAACTGGTGTGCCCGTCAAGGTGGTTACCGCAGCCTCCGGCACCTATGAACAAACGTTGAAAGCTGAGGTGGGAAAGAGCGAGAAGCCCACCTTGTTCCAGGTCAACGGCCCGACTGGCATGCACACTTGGGAAGCCTTCATGTCGGACATGTCACAGACAAAGATGGCGAAGAACCTCAACGATGACGTTGAGCCACTCAAGAACGAGGAGGGCAAAACCCTTGGTGTGCCTTTCGCCGTTGAAGGATTCGGCATCCTCTATAACGAGGACATCTTCAATAAATACGCCTCCCTGCCCGGTGCGAAAATTCAAAACCCCAAGGAGATTGATTCCTTTGACAAACTCAAGGCAGTAGCTAAAGACATGCAGGCGAAGAAGGACAAGCTGGGCATAGATGGTGCCTTCGCCTCCACCTCGCTTGCCAGTGGTGAGGACTGGCGCTGGCAAACCCACTTGGCCAATGGCCCGATGCACTTCGAATTCGAAGATGCCGGGACCAAGGACCTGGTAGAAGCCGAGTTCAAGTACAGCGAGCAGTTCAAGAACCTTTTTGATCTCTACCTGGACAATTCCGTGGTAGAGCGCAACCTTGCCCCCGCCAAGAACGTCTCCGATTCCATGGCAGAATTCGCCCAGGGTAAAGCGGCCATGGTGCAAAACGGTAACTGGGCATGGAGTCAGATTTCCGATGTCTCCGGCAACGTGGTGAAGCGCGACAAGATCAAATTCATGCCAATGTACATGGGGCTGCCTGATGAAGCGAAGTACGGGCTCAACATTGGCACAGAGAATTACCTCACCATCAACGCGAAGGCCTCCGAGATTGACCAGAAAGCTACAAAGGACTTTGTAGACTGGCTCTTCTTCTCCGACGCGGGCAAAAAGCATGTAGTTGAAGACCTCGGCTTTATTGCCCCCTTCAAGAACTACAGCGAAGCGGATACGCCCGACGATCCTTTGGCGCAACAGATTGCCCAAGGCATTGCGGACAACAACCGCAAGAGCATTCCCTGGGACTTCCAATACTTCCCTTCACAGCAGTTCAAGAATGACTTCGGACAGGATCTCGCCGCCTATGCATCCGGGACGTTGAGCTGGGAAGACGTCGTAGAAAACTTCAAACAAAGCTGGGAAATTGAAAAGGCCATGTAA
- a CDS encoding inositol monophosphatase family protein, translating to MAGLLEQVRDIRRFGSAALDLCRVAEGSVDAFYEHGLQPWDFVAGALIAAEAGAEVNAPSLEVSEQAHLLCAAAPSVFGDFAGLLPQKL from the coding sequence GTGGCAGGCCTTCTCGAGCAGGTACGCGACATCCGGCGATTTGGCTCCGCAGCTTTGGATTTGTGCCGCGTAGCGGAGGGAAGTGTGGATGCCTTTTATGAGCATGGGCTTCAACCTTGGGACTTTGTCGCCGGCGCTTTGATTGCCGCCGAAGCTGGGGCTGAGGTGAACGCGCCTAGCCTCGAAGTATCAGAGCAAGCGCACCTCCTGTGCGCGGCGGCTCCCTCGGTGTTCGGCGATTTTGCTGGGCTTTTGCCGCAAAAACTATGA
- a CDS encoding inositol monophosphatase family protein has product MKHPDVPKALGAALKAAQLIKQRRVELNRDSLRVELKSSNVDPVTVVDKESERLIADLLRAGEAEVAILGEEGQAGGACQGGRRWVVDPIDGTVNFLYDSHAYAVSIALEVEGRVELGVVVDVPAGTVFVAALGEGAWRMREGQWERLKCSQPASLPESLVATGFSYSAERRKGAGTTGGRPSRAGTRHPAIWLRSFGFVPRSGGKCGCLL; this is encoded by the coding sequence ATGAAACACCCGGACGTCCCCAAAGCGTTGGGCGCCGCGCTCAAGGCGGCCCAGTTGATCAAGCAGCGCCGCGTAGAGCTCAACCGAGATTCCCTTCGGGTGGAACTGAAGTCTTCGAACGTGGATCCTGTGACAGTGGTGGATAAGGAGTCGGAAAGGCTCATCGCGGATCTTCTGCGTGCCGGTGAGGCCGAGGTCGCCATCTTGGGTGAGGAGGGGCAGGCGGGAGGTGCGTGTCAGGGTGGGCGCCGCTGGGTGGTCGATCCCATCGACGGCACCGTGAACTTCCTCTACGATTCGCATGCCTATGCTGTTTCCATTGCGCTAGAGGTGGAGGGGCGCGTGGAGCTTGGTGTGGTGGTCGATGTTCCAGCAGGCACCGTATTCGTGGCAGCGCTCGGTGAGGGCGCGTGGCGCATGCGGGAAGGGCAGTGGGAGCGGCTGAAATGCTCGCAGCCGGCCAGCCTCCCAGAATCCCTGGTGGCAACGGGATTTTCCTACAGCGCTGAGCGTAGAAAAGGCGCAGGGACAACTGGTGGCAGGCCTTCTCGAGCAGGTACGCGACATCCGGCGATTTGGCTCCGCAGCTTTGGATTTGTGCCGCGTAGCGGAGGGAAGTGTGGATGCCTTTTATGA
- the rplO gene encoding 50S ribosomal protein L15, with product MSEPIKLHDLRPAPGAHKDKTRVGRGEASKGKTAGRGTKGTKARKQVSAAFEGGQMPLHMRLPKLKGFKSRNKVYYQVVNVADLQKHFENGGDVTVADLVAKGLVRKNQPVKVLGNGEISAKVNVTVEKFSKSAQEKIEAAGGSITASK from the coding sequence ATGAGCGAACCAATCAAGCTCCACGACCTGCGTCCAGCACCGGGCGCACACAAGGACAAGACCCGCGTTGGTCGCGGTGAGGCCTCCAAGGGTAAGACCGCAGGCCGCGGTACCAAGGGCACCAAAGCTCGTAAGCAAGTTTCGGCTGCTTTCGAGGGTGGCCAAATGCCGCTGCACATGCGTCTGCCCAAGCTGAAGGGCTTCAAGTCCCGCAACAAGGTCTACTACCAGGTAGTCAACGTTGCAGACCTGCAGAAGCACTTCGAAAATGGTGGCGACGTCACCGTTGCGGACCTCGTTGCTAAGGGTCTCGTGCGCAAGAACCAGCCCGTCAAGGTGCTGGGTAACGGCGAAATCTCCGCCAAGGTCAACGTGACCGTGGAGAAGTTCTCCAAGTCCGCACAGGAAAAGATCGAAGCCGCTGGTGGCTCGATCACCGCTTCCAAGTAA
- the rpmD gene encoding 50S ribosomal protein L30, with the protein MALKITQKKGLVGANPKQRKNMVALGLKRINHSVVREDSAAVRGMIHIVRHMVEVEEVAGE; encoded by the coding sequence ATGGCCCTGAAGATCACCCAGAAGAAGGGACTGGTTGGCGCGAACCCGAAGCAGCGTAAGAACATGGTTGCTCTCGGCCTGAAGCGCATCAACCACTCCGTAGTCCGCGAAGATTCCGCAGCCGTGCGTGGCATGATTCACATCGTGCGCCACATGGTTGAGGTCGAAGAAGTGGCAGGGGAGTAA
- the rpsE gene encoding 30S ribosomal protein S5, with the protein MPGRERRDGGRSADNNNENRNERRGGRRDDRRNQQQDERSQYIERVVTINRVSKVVKGGRRFSFTALVIVGDGKGMVGVGYGKAKEVPAAIQKGAEEARKNFFRVPMIAGTITHPVQGEAAAGVVMMRPAAPGTGVIAGGAARPVLECAGVQDILCKSLGSDNAINVVHATVAGLKQLARPEEVAARRGKTLEEVAPARMLRQRAGQEA; encoded by the coding sequence ATGCCGGGACGTGAACGGCGTGACGGCGGACGCTCCGCCGACAACAACAACGAAAACCGCAACGAGCGCCGCGGCGGCCGCCGCGACGATCGTCGTAACCAGCAGCAGGACGAGCGCTCCCAGTACATCGAGCGCGTCGTGACCATCAACCGTGTGTCCAAGGTTGTGAAGGGTGGTCGTCGCTTCAGCTTCACCGCCCTCGTGATCGTTGGCGACGGCAAGGGCATGGTCGGCGTTGGCTACGGCAAGGCAAAGGAAGTTCCCGCCGCAATCCAAAAGGGTGCAGAAGAAGCTCGCAAGAACTTCTTCCGCGTGCCCATGATTGCCGGCACTATCACCCACCCCGTGCAGGGCGAAGCCGCTGCCGGTGTCGTGATGATGCGCCCAGCAGCACCGGGTACCGGTGTGATCGCTGGTGGCGCTGCCCGCCCCGTGCTTGAGTGCGCAGGCGTTCAGGACATCCTCTGTAAGTCGCTGGGCTCCGACAACGCCATCAACGTGGTGCACGCCACCGTTGCTGGCCTGAAGCAGCTCGCTCGCCCCGAAGAGGTTGCCGCTCGCCGCGGTAAGACCTTGGAGGAAGTGGCACCGGCTCGTATGCTGCGCCAGCGCGCAGGACAGGAGGCGTAA
- the rplR gene encoding 50S ribosomal protein L18 has translation MSNNENNNGKRLPIGKDISTRRRQARVRRHERIRKTLRGTAEAPRLVVHRSSRHMHVQVIDDTKGHTLAAASTMEADVRALEGDKKAKGAKVGQLIAERAKAAGIERVVFDRAGYKYHGRVAALADAAREGGLKF, from the coding sequence ATGAGCAACAACGAGAACAACAACGGCAAGCGCCTGCCGATCGGCAAGGACATTTCCACCCGCCGTCGCCAGGCTCGCGTACGCCGTCACGAACGCATCCGCAAGACCCTGCGTGGCACCGCCGAGGCTCCTCGCCTCGTCGTGCACCGCTCCTCGCGCCACATGCATGTCCAGGTCATCGACGACACCAAGGGTCACACCCTTGCTGCCGCCTCCACCATGGAAGCAGATGTTCGCGCTCTCGAGGGCGACAAGAAGGCCAAGGGTGCCAAGGTTGGCCAACTCATCGCTGAGCGCGCCAAGGCCGCTGGCATCGAGCGGGTCGTCTTCGACCGCGCTGGCTACAAGTACCACGGCCGCGTCGCTGCGCTGGCCGATGCTGCTCGCGAAGGTGGTCTGAAGTTCTAA
- the rplF gene encoding 50S ribosomal protein L6, with protein MSRVGKAPIAIPSGVDVKIDGQHVEVKGPKGTLNVDVPAPINVAVEDGQIVVTRPDDHRKNRSLHGLSRSLVNNIVVGVTDGYTIKMEIFGVGYRVQQKGQDLEFSLGYSHPVLIKAPEGITFAVDGNTKLSVSGIDKQKVGQIAANIRRLRKDDPYKGKGIRYEGEQIRRKVGKTGK; from the coding sequence ATGTCACGTGTAGGTAAGGCACCTATCGCTATCCCGTCCGGCGTAGACGTCAAGATCGACGGTCAGCACGTTGAGGTCAAGGGCCCTAAGGGCACCCTGAACGTCGACGTTCCGGCTCCGATCAACGTTGCTGTTGAAGACGGCCAGATCGTGGTCACCCGTCCGGACGATCACCGCAAGAACCGCTCGCTGCACGGTCTTTCCCGTTCGCTCGTGAACAACATCGTTGTGGGCGTGACTGACGGCTACACCATCAAGATGGAAATCTTCGGTGTTGGTTACCGTGTCCAGCAAAAGGGCCAGGACCTCGAGTTCTCCTTGGGCTACTCCCACCCGGTTCTGATCAAGGCACCGGAAGGCATCACCTTCGCGGTGGACGGCAACACTAAGTTGTCCGTTTCCGGTATCGACAAGCAAAAGGTTGGACAGATCGCCGCCAACATCCGTCGTCTGCGTAAGGATGATCCTTACAAGGGCAAGGGTATTCGCTACGAAGGCGAGCAGATCCGTCGCAAGGTCGGAAAGACGGGTAAGTAA
- the rpsH gene encoding 30S ribosomal protein S8 gives MTMTDPIADMLSRVRNANHAHHDTVSMPSSKLKANIAEILKQEGYIADYKVEDAKVGKTLSLDLKYGPNRERSISGLRRVSKPGLRVYAKSTNLPKVLGGLGVAIISTSQGLLTDRQAHEKKVGGEVLAYVW, from the coding sequence ATGACCATGACCGATCCTATTGCCGACATGCTGTCGCGCGTGCGCAACGCAAACCACGCGCACCACGACACCGTGTCGATGCCTTCCTCCAAGCTCAAGGCAAACATTGCTGAGATCTTGAAGCAAGAAGGCTACATCGCTGACTACAAGGTAGAGGACGCCAAGGTTGGCAAGACCCTCTCCCTGGACCTCAAGTACGGCCCTAACCGCGAGCGCTCCATCTCTGGCCTGCGCCGCGTGTCCAAGCCGGGTCTGCGCGTGTATGCAAAGTCCACCAACCTGCCGAAGGTGCTCGGCGGCCTGGGCGTGGCGATCATCTCCACCTCCCAGGGCCTGCTCACCGACCGCCAGGCTCACGAAAAGAAGGTAGGCGGGGAAGTCCTCGCCTATGTCTGGTAA
- a CDS encoding antitoxin, protein MGIMDKAKDFINNEENTDKALDKAADMAKNKLGEDKADKIDKARDAADKKLGSE, encoded by the coding sequence ATGGGAATCATGGACAAGGCGAAGGACTTCATCAACAACGAAGAAAACACCGACAAGGCGTTGGACAAGGCCGCTGATATGGCCAAGAACAAGCTCGGCGAGGACAAGGCCGACAAGATCGACAAGGCTCGCGACGCCGCCGACAAGAAGCTCGGCTCCGAATAA
- the nagB gene encoding glucosamine-6-phosphate deaminase, with amino-acid sequence MEIVIVENKAEAATIAADIVEAYAREGKTLGLATGSTPVGTYQELIRRHREAGLSFADCQAFLLDEYVGLPREHEQTYYQTIRREFTAHIDIEDAKVHSPDGTAEHPGEAARAYDASIKRAGGVDVQILGIGSDGHIGFNEPTSSLVSRTRIKTLHPDTVRDNARFFDGDESKVPHHVMTQGIGTIREARHLLLLAFGENKAEAVAAMVEGPVSAMCPASVLQMHEHVTVIVDQAAAAGLEHTQYYAYALENKPGWQRF; translated from the coding sequence ATGGAAATCGTGATCGTCGAGAACAAAGCAGAGGCAGCCACCATCGCTGCGGACATCGTTGAAGCTTATGCCCGCGAAGGCAAAACACTTGGATTAGCTACGGGCTCAACCCCGGTGGGAACGTACCAGGAGCTCATTCGCCGCCATCGTGAAGCGGGTCTGAGCTTTGCTGATTGCCAGGCCTTCCTCTTGGACGAATATGTAGGACTGCCGCGCGAGCATGAGCAGACCTATTATCAGACCATTCGCAGGGAGTTCACGGCGCACATCGACATTGAAGATGCCAAGGTGCACAGCCCCGATGGCACTGCCGAGCACCCAGGCGAAGCTGCTCGCGCCTACGATGCTTCAATTAAGCGGGCGGGTGGCGTAGACGTGCAAATTTTGGGCATTGGCTCCGACGGGCACATTGGCTTCAACGAGCCCACCAGCTCACTTGTCAGCCGCACGCGAATCAAGACGCTCCACCCCGACACCGTTCGCGACAACGCCCGTTTCTTCGACGGCGATGAATCAAAGGTGCCGCATCATGTGATGACTCAGGGCATCGGCACGATCCGCGAGGCACGCCACCTGCTGCTTTTGGCATTCGGCGAGAACAAGGCGGAAGCCGTGGCCGCCATGGTGGAAGGCCCTGTGTCTGCCATGTGCCCTGCGTCGGTACTGCAAATGCACGAGCACGTCACGGTGATCGTGGATCAAGCCGCAGCCGCTGGACTTGAGCACACGCAGTATTACGCGTATGCGCTGGAGAATAAACCGGGCTGGCAGCGTTTCTAG
- a CDS encoding amidohydrolase family protein yields MLTEQGFIKGELTIKNGEIASINRSDTQSNELILPGFADVHNHGGAGFSFPTSDQEECAEAARHHLQHGTTTLLASTVSMREPELLPQLGMLAELAQDALIDGIHAEGPFVNACRCGAQDPAAIIEGDPELFNKMLASAKGHLRSITLAPETANVEKLIDACVEHNVIVSFGHTDASYEHTAAAIRYARRRGAKVTATHLFNAMPPLHHRNPGAAAALIEAAARGEATLELIADGVHLADSTVDMMLSTVGAQHITFVSDAMGAAGKADGDYMLGALAVRVRDGVARLRTEGGEEGAIAGGTSRIIDQVQRQLRCDRPLLQVLQAATTGHALLGKPSVLREGAPADVLQCTEELELLQVFKRGQAQRH; encoded by the coding sequence ATTCTCACCGAGCAGGGATTCATTAAAGGTGAACTCACCATCAAAAACGGCGAGATTGCCAGCATTAACCGCAGCGATACTCAAAGCAATGAACTGATCCTTCCTGGATTTGCCGATGTACACAATCACGGCGGCGCCGGGTTTTCCTTTCCCACCTCGGATCAGGAAGAGTGCGCGGAGGCTGCCCGGCATCACTTGCAGCACGGCACTACCACGCTGCTCGCTTCTACTGTGTCCATGCGTGAGCCTGAGCTGCTGCCACAACTGGGGATGCTCGCAGAACTCGCGCAAGATGCCCTCATTGACGGTATCCATGCTGAAGGCCCATTTGTGAATGCATGCCGCTGCGGTGCGCAGGACCCGGCGGCGATTATTGAGGGCGATCCGGAGCTCTTCAACAAGATGCTCGCCTCGGCCAAAGGTCACCTGCGCTCCATCACCCTGGCGCCGGAAACGGCCAACGTAGAGAAGCTAATCGACGCCTGCGTGGAGCACAACGTCATCGTGTCTTTCGGGCACACCGACGCCTCCTATGAGCACACCGCAGCAGCGATTCGCTACGCACGCCGCCGCGGTGCGAAAGTGACTGCCACGCACCTGTTTAATGCCATGCCTCCTCTGCACCACCGCAATCCTGGGGCAGCGGCCGCTTTGATTGAGGCGGCGGCCAGGGGTGAGGCAACGCTCGAGCTGATTGCCGATGGCGTCCACCTGGCGGATTCCACGGTGGACATGATGTTGAGCACCGTCGGTGCGCAGCACATCACCTTCGTCTCTGATGCGATGGGTGCCGCGGGCAAGGCCGATGGCGATTACATGCTCGGTGCGCTCGCCGTTCGAGTGCGCGATGGTGTGGCGCGACTGCGCACTGAAGGGGGAGAAGAAGGCGCCATCGCAGGTGGCACCTCGCGCATTATCGATCAGGTGCAACGGCAGCTTCGCTGCGACCGCCCCTTGCTGCAGGTGCTCCAAGCGGCCACCACCGGACATGCGCTCCTGGGCAAGCCCTCGGTCCTTCGCGAAGGCGCACCGGCGGATGTACTGCAGTGTACGGAGGAACTTGAGCTACTCCAGGTGTTCAAACGCGGCCAGGCGCAACGCCACTGA
- a CDS encoding N-acetylmannosamine-6-phosphate 2-epimerase, translating into MQAEAFFDRVRDSLIVSAQAPDGHVLRDTPTIAMLARAAELGGATAIRSGGYGGLDDIRAVRHAVAVPVIGLTKEGDTGVYITPTVASAEAVAEAGADVVAIDATDRPRQDGSTFREQVAAVHALGKLAMADIATAEEALAAHRDGADLISTTLAGYTEHREKTEGPDLELIREIRAALAQETDGAGVFLIGEGRFHTPEHVAQGKAAGADAIIVGTAITDIVWITSQFAAKAGAL; encoded by the coding sequence ATGCAAGCTGAAGCTTTCTTTGATCGCGTTCGGGACTCGCTCATCGTCTCTGCCCAAGCCCCCGATGGGCATGTGCTGCGCGATACGCCAACCATCGCCATGCTGGCAAGAGCTGCAGAATTAGGTGGTGCCACTGCTATCCGAAGCGGTGGGTACGGTGGGCTGGACGATATCCGCGCGGTGCGCCATGCGGTGGCGGTGCCGGTGATTGGCCTGACCAAAGAGGGGGATACCGGGGTCTACATCACCCCCACGGTGGCGAGTGCGGAGGCAGTGGCGGAAGCGGGAGCCGACGTGGTGGCCATCGATGCTACGGATCGCCCGCGCCAAGATGGCTCCACTTTCCGCGAGCAAGTGGCAGCCGTCCATGCGCTCGGAAAACTTGCCATGGCCGACATAGCCACTGCCGAAGAAGCGCTTGCAGCACATCGCGACGGTGCGGATCTGATCTCTACCACCTTGGCCGGATATACAGAGCACCGCGAAAAAACCGAAGGCCCAGACCTCGAGCTCATCCGCGAGATTCGCGCAGCCTTGGCGCAAGAAACAGACGGGGCCGGTGTGTTCCTCATTGGTGAGGGCCGCTTCCACACCCCAGAACACGTTGCTCAAGGAAAAGCTGCCGGTGCTGATGCCATCATCGTAGGCACGGCGATCACCGACATTGTCTGGATCACCAGCCAATTCGCCGCCAAGGCAGGTGCGTTGTGA
- a CDS encoding ROK family protein, with amino-acid sequence MMHSIGIDIGGTKIAGGIVGSDPTKVLERSTLPTPSADVMDQVLTCLSELLDATSAPISSIGIGAPGVIDPSSGTVLSAGPTMPHWAGTDIRTAINREYPGISVAVHNDVRVMGLGEALFGAGRDYGSALFLSLGTGVGGAIVRDGKLQASPHHTAGELRCLVGKLPNGQAGTIESFAAGPGLARAYCERSGEERLDLRAIMRRYHEGEARAHALIDEHMEALGESISGFVAAIDVEVLVVGGGVGNIGAPIIEPLTCGFRRGGIAPANRIPVLQAHLGTDAPIIGAAALGRTVEHCEGTPHAS; translated from the coding sequence ATGATGCACTCCATTGGAATCGATATCGGTGGCACCAAAATTGCTGGCGGAATCGTCGGCAGTGACCCCACCAAAGTGCTGGAACGTAGCACCCTGCCCACACCTTCCGCCGACGTCATGGATCAGGTACTCACGTGCCTTTCCGAGCTTCTCGACGCCACCAGCGCCCCCATCAGTAGCATCGGCATTGGTGCGCCCGGGGTGATTGATCCCTCATCTGGCACGGTGCTATCCGCAGGCCCGACCATGCCGCATTGGGCCGGCACAGATATCCGAACCGCAATCAATCGCGAATACCCCGGCATATCGGTGGCTGTGCACAACGATGTGCGCGTGATGGGCTTGGGCGAGGCGCTCTTCGGTGCGGGCCGTGATTATGGCAGTGCACTGTTTTTGAGCCTCGGCACCGGCGTTGGTGGAGCAATCGTTCGCGATGGGAAGCTCCAAGCCTCCCCTCATCACACTGCAGGTGAGCTGCGCTGTCTCGTTGGCAAGCTGCCAAATGGCCAAGCTGGAACCATCGAATCCTTTGCCGCAGGCCCTGGCCTTGCTCGTGCCTACTGTGAGCGCAGTGGCGAAGAGAGACTTGATCTGCGGGCCATCATGCGTCGCTATCACGAGGGGGAGGCGAGGGCACATGCGCTCATTGATGAGCACATGGAGGCACTCGGTGAGTCCATCAGTGGCTTTGTTGCAGCGATCGATGTGGAGGTGCTGGTTGTTGGCGGGGGAGTGGGCAACATTGGGGCGCCCATCATCGAGCCACTGACTTGCGGTTTCCGCCGCGGAGGCATTGCGCCGGCGAATCGCATCCCCGTGCTCCAGGCGCACTTGGGAACCGACGCCCCAATCATCGGTGCTGCCGCCCTTGGAAGAACTGTCGAACATTGTGAAGGAACACCCCATGCAAGCTGA
- a CDS encoding FadR/GntR family transcriptional regulator, whose protein sequence is MPKQVPQEDSSAPESSGQVPTLTSRAKRFLRDDQRHPGVAIPSRNPTVIAIEQFIRDNNLTPGDVLPSEAALCERLGVSRSSVREAIRTLASLDVVETRHGHGSYVGNMSLAPLVNGMVLRLTLNEELALENLSHVVEMREALDVANADELARFYQGKPMKKLRGIVDAMAQRFNEGESFAQEDFEFHEELTDHLSNPLMREMSLAFWEIHTRVVPVLGLSDPEDVEDTVKAHSTMLDALYDGDAPRYRELIAEHYGPLRRVIEKKRAARNAR, encoded by the coding sequence ATGCCAAAGCAGGTACCGCAGGAAGATTCATCCGCTCCCGAGAGCTCTGGACAGGTCCCCACGCTCACATCTCGCGCCAAGCGTTTCCTGCGAGACGATCAGCGGCATCCGGGCGTTGCGATCCCATCCCGCAACCCCACGGTGATTGCCATCGAGCAGTTCATCCGCGATAACAACCTCACCCCCGGAGATGTGCTCCCTTCCGAAGCGGCTCTGTGTGAGCGTCTTGGTGTCTCGCGTTCCTCGGTGCGTGAGGCGATCCGCACCCTCGCAAGCCTTGACGTGGTGGAAACTCGCCACGGTCATGGTTCCTATGTGGGCAATATGTCTCTCGCGCCCCTCGTCAATGGCATGGTGCTTCGCCTCACCTTGAATGAGGAATTGGCGCTGGAGAACCTTTCCCACGTGGTGGAAATGCGCGAAGCGCTCGATGTTGCCAACGCTGATGAGCTGGCGCGTTTCTACCAGGGGAAACCGATGAAGAAGCTGCGTGGCATCGTGGACGCGATGGCGCAGCGCTTCAACGAGGGGGAGTCTTTCGCTCAGGAAGATTTCGAGTTTCATGAGGAGCTCACCGACCACCTCTCCAATCCTCTCATGCGTGAGATGAGTCTGGCGTTCTGGGAGATTCACACTCGCGTGGTTCCGGTTCTGGGTCTGAGCGATCCGGAGGACGTGGAGGACACCGTCAAGGCGCACTCCACCATGCTTGACGCCCTCTACGACGGCGACGCCCCGCGCTATCGCGAACTCATTGCAGAGCACTACGGCCCACTGCGCCGAGTTATTGAGAAGAAGCGGGCCGCAAGAAACGCCCGCTAG